The nucleotide sequence TCTCCTCCTCCAACCCGTCTCCTCTCAGTTTACAGCAGCTGGCAAGCACAGCACAAGCTGGGAGAGGCTCCCAGGCTGACATCGACTAGGCCAAACAGACTGAGGTGCACAAGGTTTCCAGGCCGCTTATCTGAAAAATACCTTTGAATGAGATAAGCTTACCGATAAACTGGCCTTGCAGTGGATTTTCAAAAAGCATTCCTCAGCAAAGCAATAAAGTTGCTACTTCAGCCAGGTGACTCAGTGGCGTCAAagcacagccagagccagggcaGCAGTAGGGCTCTCCATTTGGCAGGATGGTCTGCTCAGCGTCCTCTGCCAAAGTATTTTGTCTATGTCTGCACAATCAAGTTGCAAGCCACTGAAGTATTCTTTTTCAGAGGATTTCTAGATTGTCTGTTCAGACTTGGTCCATGATTATGATTGGTCTATCTGAAAGGCCCGGCTAGCAGACAGAGCGGGGTTAGTGGGCAATACCATATGGATTAATAAATTAACAGCAGATTTCTCTGCCTCACTTACTGAATATCTTCTGCCTCCCGTACCCAGTAGAGCTTCTCTCTCATATTTATGTGTTGTGGTATGAGTGGGTGCGGAGAAAGGAAAATAGTGTGCATAGCACTCTTCCaagaaaggcaaaggcaaacgGAACCTGTTTTCATTGGTCAAAATTTGGGCATTGAATGTGTTGACAgtgtattgtacagtggtaccccgggttacagacgcttcaggttacagactccgctaacccagaaatagtacctcaggttaaaaactttgcttcaggatgagaacagaaatcgcaaggCGGCGGCATTGGTTCattgtggcagcgggaggccccatttgctaaaatggtacctcaggttaagaacagtttcaggttaagaacggacttccagaacgaatcttaaccagaggtgccactgtatgtacacactatacattttaaGCGTATCAAAAGCACACCACCATACCCCAAGAATGAAGACAGGAGTCCATAGGGTctatgctctggtccatagggtcacgaagagtcggacatgactaaacgactaaacaacaacataccccAAGAATCTTGGCAAGTGTAATTaaccttcacagagctacaaactacaattcctagggttgttgggttttggggggtgggagggaaacttTAAATGTACAATTATAGGCAACCAATGTCAAATTCTTTGCAGGGCCCCCAACTTATTGTCATGATCCTCACCCATATTTGTTGCCAAGCCCCATTATTCCAACCTCAATACAGTAATCTACATCCTTAGACACAACCAAGTCTAGACATCTAATTTTTATCTAACTTTGAGAGGTGGGTCACCCAACCTTTGCTAAAGTGGGTTGCCCACTCAGTTCCTGAAAAAAATACCTTGAATAAGATTTGTTCACAGCCAAAGTCCTTGGCTTTTGCCAACGTTAGTCCTTTTTTTAATAGAAACTAATGTTTTTAGGAGCAATCTACCTTCTTGCCTTCTTTGGGTTGTGTATCTTGCAGTAAGTGGAAAACTGACCTCCACTCCAAATCTTCCACCCTCTCCATAGCAACTATACTGTGTATTATtgttgtatgtgtgagagagaattcaTTAGTGCTTCTTTCTGTAAACTCCTGCATTGACCATTTCCCCACAATCATCACCACCTGGTGGCTGTGAACAGCAAAAACTCCCAATTGTCAAGTTTTCTCAGCTCAGTCTTCCAAAGAAAATTTTACAACACAGTACAATTTGCTCCAGAAGAGTGGCTGCACTATTCTattgcagcaaaacaaaacaaaacaaaaaagggtcTTGTGAAACCTTAAAACTATCATTGCCTCAATAATATGTGCTAatattttaaggtgccacaatacaTCAACTTGCCAGTTAGGTGTGCAGTGCAATGCTTATGTCTTTCTTTATAAGTCAGCCCTTCTGAGTTCTGTGGGACTTGCTTGGAATAAGTATGAGGAGGTTTAAAGTCCTATGACTTAAGTAAACATATACTTTacggtgctgtttttctagaaaagaggtgccagaacttaccacgaatgcctcccttgttctcttataatggcaatggcacccacctgagaggtgccagaactgagttccagcaagttccggctgaaaaaaagcactgcttgtgaATGACATTTAAGCACAAGAATTTATAAAATAACCAGTTACCATTTTCCTGTATGAGGAAGAAAGAAATGTTCAGTACATAGAGCTTATGGTTCATTGCAGATGTCATCAGCAACACTATGTGTAGGGTGCACATTTTAAATTCTGTAATGTTTCATAATGGCTATCATCATCAGTACACTAAATGCTATCAACACTTTTTGCTATCCGCAGGTTGTTGCCATCGTTATGGATATGTTTACAGATGtggatatttttaaagaaattgtagAAGCATCTACTAGGGGAATTTCAGTGTATCTTCTACTTGATGAATCTAACTTCAACCACTTTCTGAAGATGACAGAGAAACAAGGCTGTCAAGTTCAAAGGCTCAGGGTAAGTCATTTGTTCAGTGAGAGAGGAAAATATTTAGCACTCAAGTGCTCCAAAATAATAGATTGACATGTTAGTTGCAAAAACTGAATATAGCAGCAGTGTATGAATATTGAGCAATGTCTGTAAGGAAAAGCTTTCTATGGGGCTTGCAAATATCCTACTGCACCTTAAAAGCTGCCTTTGCAGTGATACTGACATGAGAGCGAGATTTTTCTAACAGCGCAATCCTATCtgtgtttacttgggagtaagtcacaCTGTGTCCAATTTGAGCTTTACCCTCCAATAAGTGGGTTAAGGAGTGTGACCTGACACCCTTTCTCAAGTGCTCATtagtaaattccattgaaattaattggatTTCTTTCTGAGCAAGCATGGGCAGGATAAAGGTGTGCAGCTGTAATTGCGTGCAATCTGATGGGCTTTATCTGGGACGTGCAGACAGTGCACCCCAGGATCTCCAGGGAGCGAGCTGCTTAAAACTGTTGATGCAAGGAAGTGAGCAATGATGGGAGCAAAAAGAAGGAGCCATGGGCCTTCATCTCCTCCTGGAAGTAGTGTGTGTTTAGCCCAGAGGGAAAGAGCAAATGAATGGGCAGGAGAAACAGCAATGAAGTGGAGCTGGGGCTGCCGTCCTGAGGATAGCTTGCCCAATAATATTGAGTTGGAAGcgtggataaaattatggaaggagGGTTTGAGATTCACTGGATgtatggctttgaaagagaatgtATTAAAAATGGTGTATAGATGGCATCTAACACCaacaaaattggctaaaatgtatagaaagagagatagaagatgctggaaatgtaaagaagtagaTGGCGattattttcatatgtggtggacctgcgataAGGTTAAACGATtttgggaatcaatttataatgaacttaaaaagaacTTAAAAAGACCGGAAGCCTTTTTGCTAGGTCTATTGGGAAGGGAGATTAAAACAAAAGATcagaatttgtttatgtatgccactgccGCCGCAAGAAccctactggcccaaaaatggaaaacacaagatatACCAACCATtcaggagtggcaggtgaagatgacagACTTTGGAACTTGCCAAATTGacagggaggatccgggaccaaGAAGACCAGAGATACAAGAataattggagtaaatttattgaatactTAAAGGAGAACTGTAAAAActtaaagacactagcaggactggaATAATACCTTCAATGTAAAATAGTAGTGATATAAGAATAATATACACGATAAGAATGTGACAAATATACCAATTGCAGGGAGGGAGGTAAGTCAAGACTctgcagagtcaaagggaatatATGGTAACAATAAGGATtgttgaatatttaaagaaaataataaaaaagatatcTTGCCCAAGAACCAAACAAAACCTGGAGTCAATAGTGTGGGTGAGAATAGCGAGGAGAActgggggtggggttttttttgcccccTTCCATCCATTTGCATCCATTCTTTTGAAGACACGCAGAAGGTATTTCCTTCCTTAAAGAACTTTGGCAACCAGAATCCAGTGCTGTGTGATTAGAAcagcaattgcatgttctgttggctctctgattttaaaaaagaaatgttttatgATCTTCAAATGGAACATTCCCTAGGATACCAGCTTCAAGCTGCCACAAGGACATTTCACAAATACAGGTTTTATACTGGCAAAGCGATAAACAGGCTGTATCTCCATGCCTGCAAATTTTAATTGGCTATTATGGTATCATTGCACTGATCTGACCCAACTGCCCTTAACTGAGGgtgttcctgttttgttttgttttaataggtTCCTGTTTTTCCCCCACACACTGCTGTGTTGGTTTTACTCCTATAAGTCACTTGTGTTGCACCTCTTATAGCAAATTGTATGCAATTATAATGTATCAGGGTGACTTAGGCTGGCTTGTAGTTGACCAACTATTTGGGTGGAACCCATGAAGCAACACCAGCTGCTGCGTGAAGCTCCTTAGTAGTGATGCAAACCTtagtaaaataatatttttattttatgctgcAAAAAATTACATACCACAGTTCTAGGGTGGtttacaaagaaaataaaaatagaaaatagaaaaaaagttATCATCCCTTTGCACTCTCTGAAAATCTATCTCAGAAGGTTAAGAGACTCTGGGACAGTGTCAGAGGTGCTATCTGGAGCTGCTGAGGAAGGGGGGAATTGACAAAAGTGGCAAGTCCTCTTCCATCAGCAAGATCCCTTCATTTTATCAAAAGACTATAGTAACCAAAAGAGCAAATATGTTTTGCCTATCAAAAATATGCTGTATAATGAGGTGATTAACCAGGAAAAGCATATATGAGGGTTGCTCATTGAAAATGTTGGTTTAGTATGTGGCAGTGAGAAATTCCATGTTAGAGAGCCCTAGGAgaggaattgaaaataaggctggtgATATAATGCCATTATATAAATCGATGATGTGACCACAGTTGGAATTATGAGTAATAGCTGACTAAATCAAGGTAGGAGTAAATGGATTTACTTAtctgcattgatttcagtgtgtctgcTCTGAGTACGGCTTTTCTGAATATCACTAACTATGGCCAGTTCTGGTCACCACACCGAAAAAaatgatattgtagagctggggaaATGGCAGCAATGGGCAACCAAAGGCTGAAGGGTGGGACAGACACTAATTCTTCACTTAGTAACTAACTAAACTGCGGAATTTGCTTCCGAAGATGGCTCTGAAAAGAAATTAAacagattcatggagggtaaAGCTATCAGTCTGCCTACAAGTCATGATCATTCCAGAAATAGATGCAGTATGCTATTGCCTTCATGCCTCGATTACGGGAtaccatagacatctggttgaccactgtgggaaaTGGATTGCTAGCCTAGAGAAGCCTTtgattcagcaggactcttctaATATGCTTCTATTCATATGTGTAGTACCAGAGCACTATGGGCTTATCTACACTTACCTTTTCTCCTACTCTTTCCAGGCAGAGATCTGTGTTTTAATGCTCAGTCTGTGAGCattgtctttttgttgttgttgtttccctaAGCTTTTTCTGCGGAAACCCACTCTCTAAAGCCGAATTGGAGCAAAAGTCAATTTGGGTTTTGCACAGATTGATGCTTCATCTGATAGAACTTTAAAGAGTTGGTTTTTTTGTGAGGAAAACTCTGGGGCCAAAAAAAGGAGGCACTTTAAATTgcagcctggaaagagcagaggaaagataAGCATTGATAAACCTTGTGGTCAGCCTCAGCTATAGGTAGACACAGTgggttttttctaaaaaaatgtttaggggtactctcattttgactcaagaaaaccaccattttatagttcaaatcgggggaaataaatacagttaatGGACaatagtacaaagattcacaaaatgtttagggatatgcgtacccctgtgtacccccagaaaaaaagcgctGGGTAGACAGACACAcactctcactttctctctcccaaCACTATTTTATGGTCCCATCTTAACTAATATGGATATGAAAACCTCTTTCTGTGGTGTTGTCTGGATTAAAGAGATTAGGGTTCCTTCTACATGTAATAAGAACTGTGAagtgtttaaaatccaattaaaggtaaaggtaaaggtacccctgcccgtacgggccagtcttgccagactctagggttgtgcgcccatctcacttaagaggccgggggccagcgctgtccgcagacacttccgggtcacgtggccagcgtgacaagctgcatctggcgagccagcacagcacacggaacgccgtttaccttcccgctggtaagcggtccctatttatctacttgcacccgggagtgctttcgaactgctaggttggcaggcactgggactgaacaacgggagcgcaccccaccgcggggattcgaaccgccgaccttttgatcggcaagccctaggcgctgaggcttttacccacagcaccacccgcgtccctttaaatcCAATTACTAGATAGTTAATCCAATTAAACAaactaggttccccccccccctgcattaaCATGCTTTGGATTTCTCAGCACAGGTAGTGTGCAAAGCTGCAACTCTCTGTACCCTTGCTTGGGGCTAAACCTCCTTTTGATTTTACTCAAAACTGGAAAATAGGCATAAGACCGGCTTGTAAATTGTTCTGTATTTGTTTATATTAATGCATTCCGACTTTTTCATACAATTtctcattatttttttcagaacATGAGGGTGCGTACAGTAAAAGGACAAGATTATTACTCCAAGTCAGGGGCGAAATTCCATGGGAAAATGGAACAAAAATTTCTTCTCGTTGACTGTAAGAAAGTCATGTATGGTACCTATAGGTAAGAAGCTATGCACATGTTAGATATAATTTATATATCTTCAGTGTAATGTTGCTGTGTGTTCTTGTCCACAGGAGGAACATGTGCTAGGGTGGTCTTGGGCCAAGAGACATGGTGTGCCATGGGGACAACTGAACCTTTCCAGTAAGGGGGTTAGCAATGGTATGAAGAGCCAAGTTCAGGGTTATTACAGGAGtgaaagattatttacagagaccAGCAACTGTGAGACTAACTCTATAGAGGGGATGGAGATAGATGAGTCAAgcacaggcaaaggcaaacttggccctccaggtgttttgggactacaactcctatcatccctagctaacaggaccagtggtcagggatgatgggagttgtagtcccaaaacatctggagggccgaatttgcctatgcctggtcaagcATAATCAATGTCCTTGCCCTATGTAAGAAAGCTGGAGAGTACATATTGGGTTACAAATATGAAGAGATGAAGGTTGTGTGTGGCAGATAAGAGGAACTAACATTTGGCTGAGAGAAAACATAGGTAATCTAAAAGAAGGGAGAGgagtcagtttttttaaaaaaaaaagacgttAAGGCACAGATTTTTACATAGCTCAAATGGAGCAAGAACAAAGGCTGTTTTCCTGGAGGAATCCATGAAGCCCAAGAACAACCTCAATACAGGGGCTGATTTACCTTTGGAAatctgtggttttttgttttgtgggaAAAGAAGCCCTTCGGGTCCCGTTAGCCTAAGAACAAGAGGAATGTTGTCAGAGCAGACCAAAGGCTCTGATGTACATTGTTAGAAGGATGTACATTTTGTTGCCATGGGTACTTTGTGTGAAATGTGTGACTCATAAGGATATCCATGTGCATAATTGGGACGGTGGTTTCTGAACTTACAGCTTCTACGCGGGAGCACCAGAAACAAGCATTTTTGATAGCACACTGAGAGGAGGAGACATTTGAAGCAACCCATTGGTATCTGTCACTTTAATACTGAGCTCTTAAACCATAGAGTGATTGGATGAAGTAGCCAGAGAAATTTATGTCTTCACACAAAGATTTCAgtccctctttttccttttggCTCCAGCTTACAATATACTGTCAACATGGGTTCTTTGGGGGAGCATGCATGATTATTATGAGAACCAAATATCAGTAGCAGCAGCATCTTCTAAGAAAACTCATAGTGGCTAACCTAGAACTTACCATAGTCTGTTACGCAGAAATGGATTAAGTCCACATCTGTTTTGCCTAAACAGCATTGTAGCATTGGGTGCTCCCAGCTCATTCACCAGACCTATTGGATAATCCCATGCCTGCCATCTGGAGTGATTttggaagaaataataataatagttgttattGAAAATAATGATATTCAGTGCCATCCCATGGTTTATAAGAATAGTTCATTCTCACTGAATCTAGTTTATTGTTGGAATAATTACTTAAtggacagattttttttaaaaaataatgtgttACATCATTATATTCGCAATAGCCCTTGAGATCCATGATTCTtaatttgcttcttctttttgttaCATTCAGATGTGACAGAGGAGGTAAGGTAAATTACGTTTTCTTACCCTCAGATTCTTCTGCAGATTGTACTTTGGCATAAAATGGATTGTAAACAGATGACCATTTGGGGATACAATGTATACTTTACTGAAGATTCCTGGCAAAGCAGTGATTTCTAGGGATGTGTTTTCCAAATAAGTTGTTTCTAGAAGTGCTTGACCAATATATGTATTTGTTAAATTATGTGAATGCAAGGGATTGTCTTTGGTTAGACACATCCCAGCAAAACatacaatattttaaaacatgatAGTCAGAACTGCTATGTTTGAGCAGCATGGCTATGTGAAAATATTAGTAAGGTGGTGTTGATATCTGTAAATACCTATCCTACAGGCTCATGGCAAATAACTATGAAAATTAATGTAAAATACATTTGCATGGTTTCAGTTTATGGTACACCAGTAAGTATACAAATATAAAATACTATTCTGGTTAACTGTGtgatttaaaattacttttttccCATTCATGAAATTATTTACTCATGATGATATTGTGTCTAAAATTCATTTCAGCTTCTCTCAATTTATCAGGGATTGTGTTTGGCTACTGGGACTCTCCTTGAAGAAATTTTCCGTTGAGTTATTTGGGGAGCTACTTCATAACCCTCAGTTTAGGGCTTTTGCCCTAAATCTTGTCTGCAAGATAGAATGCTTACAATTGTCAAcatgtgttacacacacacacacacacacacacacacaccactagtGAAAAAGTGGTTCCATGTCTGCTATTAgctaacactgtgtgtgtgtgtgtgtgtgtgtgtgtgccttcccCAACACGGTgaccttcaaatgttttggactccacCTCCTTTAAGCCTTAGCCAGAATGGCCAGTTGTCAGAGATGATGGCAGGTGCTACCTACCTCTACTTATAGCTTGTGTTGGTAAAAATAGGTATCATTCTCAATATGCTTCTCCAGCTTTAATCATCAGTGACTCATcactaaaaaaaaatctgattgatCATACAGTGCCTGTGCACATTTCTGAGGAGAACAGATTTCTTTTCTTATACAGAAACCTATCACTATGTAACTTGACCACTAGTTAACAAGTGTTTGCCTGTTCCTGGTTTGGATTACTAATTGTCATTTCTTCATCTTTCAGCTTTATGTGGTCCTTTGAGAAGGCAAACCTCAGCATGGTCCAGGTTATCACAGGACAACTGGTTGAATCTTTTGATGAAGAGTTTAGGACACTGTACGCCCGTTCTTCTGTTCCCAGCTCATTTGCTCCAGAATTAGTTAGAATTAATAGCCGCCGAGCACTCTGGGAGAACGATGCCTACCAGCATTCACAGTCTTCCTTAGCTTCAGCTTCTAGCCTGCGTAACCCTTTTGGGAGGGCCAACAAAACCCACAACTTAGACACCAGCTTTCTGAAGAAACAAGGCAGATATGGAATAAATGACAATGACACATTCACTCCTAGAAACCACATCTTTCAGAAACCACAGTTTGCTCCAGGTTTTCATATGCAGAGTAGAATCCAGCAGTACCAGCCCAACGATGTAAATGAACATTGGAAAAGGCACAGCTATGCAGGGGAGAAACCAGAAAGGACTCCATACATGATGCTCAACAGGGCAATGAACCGGGCAAATAATCAACCGCATGGTTGGCAGGTGCCATCTGACAGTCTCAGCGTTGTATCTTCGTTGCACGGAAGTTACAAAAACCTCAATGTGCCTCAACAGAGTCTGGTTGACCGGCTTCCACAGCCGAAGCTGAATATTGCAGACAGGAACTCAATTGTACGGAGATCTTTCAATGGAACAGACAGTCACATCCGCTACCTACAGCAGAGAATGCCGACCCTTGAACGTACCACAAAATCTTTCCTGCGCAACTGGCGCATTGAATCGTATTTAAATGACCAGTCGGATTTTCCAGCAGACTCAAATGGCTCAGGGATAGGTGATAGGTGTGAGGGCTTTGATGCAGCGGAAAGTATCAAGGCCCATGCCCTTTATGCTCACTCTCGCCTGCGCTCCTCCTTTGTCTTTAAGCCTACTTTGCCAGAGCAGAAAGAAGTAAACAGCTGTGCCAGTTCTTCTAATTCAACTATCATTGGTTCAGATGGCAGTGTGACGCCCAAAGGAACTCCCAACCATGTTCCCAAGCCAGAAGATGGAGCTGATGACATTGAGGCAGAACCAAGCACACACGTCCCACTGGAACCTGAGGTAgtcaaaaacaacaacctgccGATTTCAGAAGATAAGAAACCTAGTGTAACTCCACCAGTTAGTCAAGAGAAGCCTACCTACCTATATTCAACTCTGAGCACAAGCAGACCAGTAGAATTTCTCAAGAATGAAAGCATACTGAAAAGGCGAAGTTTTCCAATGTTTGACAATTCAAAATCTGCTTTGGATCTTGGGAATAATAAAGAGGCAGCCAGCTACGTCTACAGCACACTAAATAGGAATAGACTTAGACAACCGGCTGCTCTAAAGCCATCGCTAGAGGAGGACCTACAAAACTCTAAAAGCTTGTACGATGTTGCCAATCATCTATCACCTGACAGTAATAAGCTGAAAAGTGAACAGGCCAGGTCTCCCACCACCCCGAAGTCCATCTCTGTGGCTGCACTAGCTGAATCGAGCAAAGATGACCCTGGGAAAGATGCCTCGCCGAAGAAAGAGAACAAGAATTCCCCAAGTTTCCTGAAGAAGGGGTCGCAGAAACTGAGGTCGTTGCTGAACCTCACACCGGAGAAGAAAGAGAGCCTGTCCAAAAACAAAGCGCCTGCTTTTTACAGAATGTGTAGCAGTTCTGACACTCTGGTGTCAGAAGGTGAAGAAAATCAAAGACCCAAAGTGGCGGAAATAAAGGTGGAATGTTctcccaggaaaaaaagaaactccTCATCTAATTCACAGGGGAGCCTACATAAGAGTAAAGAGGACATTACTGTCAGCCCAAAGTCCCCCAAATCTCCAAAATCTCCCAAGTCCCCCAAGTCTCCAAAATCACCAAAGTCTCAAAAATCTCTGAAACCTCCATCAGAAGAAAACATGAAAAGGGGGCCTGTTGTGAAACCAATAGAAAATATGCTGTTAGAAGTACCTCCAGGTGACCCATCTGCTCCCAGATTCAACACCGAGCAAATTCAGTACCAGGATGTCAGGGAGCTGCGTGCAAATGCAGGCCGGGATCGGGTCCCCCCACCAACTGCGGCCGCTATTCCTCCGCACAGGGTCAGTGCAGCGGCGCCTCGTCTATCGAGCACCAAGCCAAACGATGAGCTAATAAGACC is from Podarcis raffonei isolate rPodRaf1 chromosome 3, rPodRaf1.pri, whole genome shotgun sequence and encodes:
- the FAM83B gene encoding protein FAM83B, with the protein product METSSLLSSLHDDCRSDNYLEPHYKECYRLAIDVLIESGSEAYQEFLSKERCAEFLADDEINYILNTVQKIPQNTVCATDNAADDTSSSGTYWPMESDVEAPNLDLGWPYVMPGINGGTNIELLFHPPRIQPFTIKETIRKMVKEARKVVAIVMDMFTDVDIFKEIVEASTRGISVYLLLDESNFNHFLKMTEKQGCQVQRLRNMRVRTVKGQDYYSKSGAKFHGKMEQKFLLVDCKKVMYGTYSFMWSFEKANLSMVQVITGQLVESFDEEFRTLYARSSVPSSFAPELVRINSRRALWENDAYQHSQSSLASASSLRNPFGRANKTHNLDTSFLKKQGRYGINDNDTFTPRNHIFQKPQFAPGFHMQSRIQQYQPNDVNEHWKRHSYAGEKPERTPYMMLNRAMNRANNQPHGWQVPSDSLSVVSSLHGSYKNLNVPQQSLVDRLPQPKLNIADRNSIVRRSFNGTDSHIRYLQQRMPTLERTTKSFLRNWRIESYLNDQSDFPADSNGSGIGDRCEGFDAAESIKAHALYAHSRLRSSFVFKPTLPEQKEVNSCASSSNSTIIGSDGSVTPKGTPNHVPKPEDGADDIEAEPSTHVPLEPEVVKNNNLPISEDKKPSVTPPVSQEKPTYLYSTLSTSRPVEFLKNESILKRRSFPMFDNSKSALDLGNNKEAASYVYSTLNRNRLRQPAALKPSLEEDLQNSKSLYDVANHLSPDSNKLKSEQARSPTTPKSISVAALAESSKDDPGKDASPKKENKNSPSFLKKGSQKLRSLLNLTPEKKESLSKNKAPAFYRMCSSSDTLVSEGEENQRPKVAEIKVECSPRKKRNSSSNSQGSLHKSKEDITVSPKSPKSPKSPKSPKSPKSPKSQKSLKPPSEENMKRGPVVKPIENMLLEVPPGDPSAPRFNTEQIQYQDVRELRANAGRDRVPPPTAAAIPPHRVSAAAPRLSSTKPNDELIRPRLSDRRIYSRFEPFCKVESSAQPTGTQQPSSTQKNSAHYPETNSKASRNNYGRSNQVANYNPGVYHPLHPNENKLRGIMQKFGNFIYKNK